In Paralichthys olivaceus isolate ysfri-2021 chromosome 13, ASM2471397v2, whole genome shotgun sequence, the following are encoded in one genomic region:
- the leng9 gene encoding leukocyte receptor cluster member 9, giving the protein MASEMSHLRDTASPEAGAPAEPNTGTDPLRATAESAEPVEEKANVCPFFLKQKCHFGHRCRLRHSVPTPDDSGALSSDQDDTSDEEKSEKHKKKGKVDKAIKPEYKQGQETNKKPRMRTAADVISRIQWDPSVDSSEFVVGYVDRFLGVLERPFCDFNWKANPCDCDYTSELALPRHRIQYFTYRGLRVWDRHTRTDRVFGSTGQSLAPPFGKEEEVKETNTDVQEQQDGLKTTEEQPPAVSGKEESDTGDCADTRNTHLEEEKQNEMNIHVPDSLCRGSTSQEQQESQGACVVEEAANRLNDSTDKMSQREQETVKVEAEEEAEWDENWESNEDALGCLAALNINQAPLEQREEARGGRPPKKRPTHFITFRANTPAILSCFEQLQEEIASLLPSSAPHWQTTSSLHVTLCLLVLRGPAEVAAAGEILRQFAHLDRNPLVAVNFPVKLKHFNGKVLYLSPQPQLPLQQLNSGLQESYRKEGWLHRDSYNPRYHLTLAKVEDKEGERIFEGVGDLKVGKNLNFGRLPINTLHLCVLNGCKVDGFYETVCTVNLR; this is encoded by the exons ATGGCGTCAGAAATGTCCCACCTGAGGGACACTGCCAGCCCAGAGGCAGGGGCTCCAGCTGAGCCCAACACTGGCACAGACCCCCTGAGAGCCACAGCAG AGTCAGCAGAGCCGGTCGAGGAGAAGGCGAACGTGTGCCCGTTTTTCCTCAAGCAAAAGTGTCATTTTGGACACAGATGTCGTCTGCGTCACAG TGTTCCGACACCGGATGATTCAGGGGCCCTGTCTTCTGATCAGGATGACACATCGGATgaagaaaagtcagaaaaacacaagaagaaaGGCAAAGTGGACAAAGCAATAAAGCCAGAATACAAACAGGGACAAG AAACTAACAAAAAGCCTCGCATGCGAACTGCAGCTGACGTTATCTCTCGGATCCAGTGGGACCCGTCAGTGGATTCGTCAGAATTTGTGGTTGGTTACGTGGATCGCTTCCTTGGCGTGCTCGAGCGCCCTTTCTGTGACTTCAACTGGAAAGCCAACCCATGTGACTGTGACTATACTTCTGAGCTGGCCCTGCCCAGACACAGGATCCAGTACTTTACTTACAGAGGGCTCCGCGTCTGGGACCGCCACACCAGAACGGACAGGGTCTTTGGCTCCACCGGTCAATCTCTGGCTCCCCCCTttggaaaggaggaggaagtaaAGG AAACGAACACAGACGTCCAAGAGCAACAAGACGGTCTTAAAACTACAGAGGAGCAGCCACCTGCTGTTAGTGGGAAGGAGGAGAGTGACACAGGGGACTGTGCTGACACACGGAACACACAtctggaggaagagaagcagaatGAGATGAATATTCACGTCCCTGACTCATTGTGTAGAGGAAGCACCTCTCAGGAACAACAGGAATCACAGGGAGCATGTGTTGTGGAGGAGGCTGCAAATAG ACTCAATGATTCAACAGACAAAATGTCCCAAAGAGAGCAAGAGACTGTAAAAgtagaggcagaggaagaggcagaaTGGGATGAAAACTGGGAGAGCAACGAAGATGCTTTG GGATGTCTTGCAGCCCTGAACATCAACCAGGCACCtctggagcagagagaagaggcaCGAGGTGGTCGCCCCCCTAAAAAACGACCCACGCACTTCATCACCTTCAGGGCCAACACTCCTGCCATCCTCTCCTGTTtcgagcagctgcaggaggagatcgCCTCTCTTCTACCCTCCTCTGCACCTCACTGGCAGACCACCTCCAGCCTTCACGTCACCCTGTGCCTCCTGGTGCTGCGCGGCCCAGCTGAAGTGGCCGCTGCTGGGGAGATCCTCCGACAGTTTGCCCATTTGGATCGCAACCCCCTGGTGGCCGTGAACTTTCCCGTGAAGCTGAAACATTTCAACGGGAAGGTGCTCTACCTGAGCCCCCAGCCTCAACTGCCCCTCCAGCAGCTCAACAGTGGCCTGCAGGAATCCTACAGGAAGGAGGGCTGGCTCCACAGGGACTCCTACAACCCGCGCTACCACCTCACTCTGGCCAAGGTAGAAGacaaagagggggagaggattTTTGAAGGGGTGGGGGACCTGAAGGTGGGCAAGAATTTAAACTTTGGTCGTCTGCCAATCAACACGTTACACCTTTGTGTCTTGAACGGTTGCAAAGTAGATGGTTTCTATGAGACTGTGTGTACAGTAAATCTTCGATGA